The following nucleotide sequence is from Streptomyces brevispora.
GACGACATCATGGACTTCATGGAGGAGGCAGTCGACCTCGTCGTGCTGTACCAGGTCGATGAGCTTCCCAAGGGTGTGGAGCAGCAGGTCGAGGTTCTGGCACGGGCGGCGGAACTCACCGCCGCGGCCATGCCGAATCTGCGGACCATGGACAACCTCACCGAGTACTGGATCGAGGTCAACCGCCTGGAGAACCAGGCCGACCAGATCCACCGCAAGCTGCTCGCCCAGCTCTTCAACGGCAAGTATGACGCCATGGAGGTGCTGAAACTGAAGCAGATCGTGGACGTACTGGAAGAGGCCGCCGACGCATTCGAGCACGTCGCCAACACGGTGGAGACCATCGCGGTCAAGGAGTCCTGAACCACGTGGACACCTTTGTACTGGTCGTGACCATCGGCGTCGCGCTCGGCTTCACGTATACGAACGGCTTCCACGACTCGGCGAACGCCATCGCCACCTCGGTCTCCACCCGCGCACTCACCCCGCGTGCGGCACTGGCCATGGCGGCGGTGATGAACCTCGCCGGCGCCTTCCTCGGCAGCGGGGTCGCCAAGACCGTCAGTGAGGGTCTGATCGCGACGCCCGAGGGTGACAAGGGGATGGGAATCCTCTTCGCCGCGCTGGTCGGCGCGATCATCTGGAATCTGGTCACCTGGTACTTCGGTCTGCCGTCCTCGTCCTCCCATGCCCTGTTCGGCGGCATGGTCGGCGCGGCGCTCGCGGGCGGCACGCTGGTGCACTGGAGCGGGGTGCTCGACAAGGTCGTCATCCCGATGTTCGTCTCGCCGGTGGTCGGCCTGGTGGTCGGCTATCTGGTGATGGTCGCCATCATGTGGATGTTCCGGAAGTCCAACCCGCACAAGGCCAAGCGCGGTTTCCGGATCGCGCAGACGGTCTCGGCCGCGGGCATGGCGCTCGGTCACGGTCTGCAGGACGCGCAGAAGACGATGGGCATCGTGGTGATGGCCCTGGTCATCTCCGGCCACGAGACGTACAGCGAGCCGATCCCGGTCTGGGTGAAGCTCGTCTGCGCGCTGATGCTCTCGCTGGGTACCTACGCCGGTGGCTGGCGCATCATGCGGACGCTCGGCCGCAAGATCATCGAGCTGGACCCGCCGCAGGGCTTCGCCGCGGAGACGACGGGGGCGTCGATCATGTTCGGTTCGGCGTTCCTGTTCCACGCGCCGATCTCGACGACGCATGTCATCACCTCGGCGATCATGGGTGTGGGCGCCACGAAGCGGGTGAACGCGGTGCGGTGGGGTGTCGCGAAGAACATCATCCTGGGGTGGTTCATCACGATGCCGGCCGCGGCGCTGGTCGCCGCGGCGAGCTACGGAGTGGTCGTGTTGTTGTTCGGCTGACGTTGACCGGGAACCGGGTGCGCCCGGTGGGCGTTCTGCCCTCGATCTCCGGACGGGCCTGATGCGGCCGGTCCCACAGGCTGTGCAAACGGGTCCGCCCCGCTCTCTTCTCGGAGAGCGGGGCGGACCTCTGCCTTGCGGTGGCACCGCCATGCAGCACCTCAAGGCCGTCTGGGGATCAGCCGAAGCGGCCGGAGATGTAGTCCTCCGTGGCCTGGACCGACGGGTTGGAGAAGATGCGTTCCGTCTCGTCGATCTCCACGAGCTTGCCGGGCATGCCGACCGCCGCGAGGTTGAAGAACGCCGTCCGGTCCGAGACGCGGGCCGCCTGCTGCATGTTGTGCGTCACGATGACGATCGTGAAGCGCTCCTTCAGCTCGCCGATCAGGTCCTCGATGGCGAGGGTGGAGATCGGGTCGAGGGCGGAGCACGGCTCGTCCATCAGCAGGACTTCCGGCTCGACCGCGATGGCGCGGGCGATGCACAGACGCTGCTGCTGACCGCCGGAGAGACCGGAGCCGGGCTTGTTCAGCCGGTCCTTGACCTCGTTCCAGAGGTTCGCGCCGCGCAGCGACTTCTCCACGATGTCGTTCAGGGCGCTCTTGCGGTACTTGCCGTTCAGCCGCAGGCCCGCCGCGACGTTGTCGAAGATCGACATGGTCGGGAACGGGTTGGGGCGCTGGAAGACCATGCCGACCGTGCGGCGCACGGTGACCGGGTCGACGCCGGAGTCGTACAGGTCCTCGTTGTCCAGCAGCACCTTGCCCTCGACGCGGCCACCGGGGGTGACCTCGTGCATCCGGTTCAGGGTGCGCAGGAAGGTGGACTTTCCGCAGCCGGACGGGCCGATGAAGGCGGTCACGGAGCGGGGCTCCACCGTCATCGAGATGTCGTCGATCGCCTTGTGGGCGCCGTAGTAGGCCGACAGGCCGCTGACGTCGATGCGCTTGGCCATCTGAATCACTGCTTCCGTGGCCTCAGCGGCCGGTCTTCGGGGCCTTCCAGCGGGCGATGCCGCGGGCCACCAGATTGAGGATCATGACGAAGGCGATCAGGACCAGGGCGGCTGCCCAGGCGCGGTCGTAGGACGCGCTCTCGCCGATCTTGTACTGCTCGTAGATGTAGAACGGCAGTGAGGACTGGGCGCCTTCGAAGGGGTTCGGGTTGATCAGCTGACTGCCGAAGACCAGCAGGATGATCGGTGCGGTCTCTCCGGCGATACGGGCGATGGCGAGCATGACGCCGGTGGCGATGCCGCCGATCGCGGTCGGCAGGACCACCTTCAGGATGGTCCGCCACTTCGGGATGCCGAGGGCCAGGGAGGCCTCGCGGAGCTCGTTCGGTACGAGCTTCAGCATCTCCTCGGTGGAGCGCACCACGACCGGGATCATCAGGATCGTCAGGGCCAGCGCGCCCATCAGTCCGGAGGGTTCGAGTCCCGCGATCAGCATGATCGAGAGGATGAACAGACCGGCCACGATGGACGGGATGCCGGTCATCACGTCGACGAAGAAGGTGACGGCCCTGGCGAGCGGGCCCTTGCCGTACTCCACCAGGTAGACCGCGGTGAGCAGACCGAGCGGTGCGGAGATCACCGTGGCGATGCCGACCTGCTCCAGCGTGCCGATCAGCGCGTGGTAGACACCGCCGCTGGCCTCGGACCCGAGGACACCGGCCATCGAGTGGGTCAGGAAGTAGATGTCCAGGCGGCCCGAACCGCGGCTGACGGTCGTCCACAGCAGTGACGCCAGCGGGACGACGGCGATCAGGAAGCACACCCACACGAGGCTGGTGGCGAGGCGGTCCTTGGCCTGCCGCCGGTTCTCCACGACGCTCGTCGCGACGTACGAGATCACCAGGAAGAGCAGCGCGGCGATCAGGCCCCACTGGACGCGGCTGTGCCAGCCGGCGGCCGCACCGATGCCGACGCCCAGGGCGATCGACACGGCGGCGAAGCCGAGCGGTGCCAGCCGGGGCAGCGTGCCGCTGCTCAGGCTGTTGCCGGGTGCGGGCGGCGGTGTGGGCGCCGGGTGCTCCTGGACGCCGGTGGATGCGTGGCTCATGCGTTGGCCCCCGAGTACTCCTTGCGGCGGGCGATGATGAGCCGCGCGGCGCCGTTGACCAGCAGGGTGAGGACGAAGAGGACCAGGCCGGAGGCGATCAG
It contains:
- a CDS encoding inorganic phosphate transporter; this translates as MDTFVLVVTIGVALGFTYTNGFHDSANAIATSVSTRALTPRAALAMAAVMNLAGAFLGSGVAKTVSEGLIATPEGDKGMGILFAALVGAIIWNLVTWYFGLPSSSSHALFGGMVGAALAGGTLVHWSGVLDKVVIPMFVSPVVGLVVGYLVMVAIMWMFRKSNPHKAKRGFRIAQTVSAAGMALGHGLQDAQKTMGIVVMALVISGHETYSEPIPVWVKLVCALMLSLGTYAGGWRIMRTLGRKIIELDPPQGFAAETTGASIMFGSAFLFHAPISTTHVITSAIMGVGATKRVNAVRWGVAKNIILGWFITMPAAALVAAASYGVVVLLFG
- a CDS encoding DUF47 domain-containing protein codes for the protein MRFRLTPRETSFYDMFSASADNIVTGSKLLMELLGADSASRVEIAERMRAAEHAGDDATHAIFHQLNSSFITPFDREDIYNLASSLDDIMDFMEEAVDLVVLYQVDELPKGVEQQVEVLARAAELTAAAMPNLRTMDNLTEYWIEVNRLENQADQIHRKLLAQLFNGKYDAMEVLKLKQIVDVLEEAADAFEHVANTVETIAVKES
- the pstA gene encoding phosphate ABC transporter permease PstA, with the translated sequence MSHASTGVQEHPAPTPPPAPGNSLSSGTLPRLAPLGFAAVSIALGVGIGAAAGWHSRVQWGLIAALLFLVISYVATSVVENRRQAKDRLATSLVWVCFLIAVVPLASLLWTTVSRGSGRLDIYFLTHSMAGVLGSEASGGVYHALIGTLEQVGIATVISAPLGLLTAVYLVEYGKGPLARAVTFFVDVMTGIPSIVAGLFILSIMLIAGLEPSGLMGALALTILMIPVVVRSTEEMLKLVPNELREASLALGIPKWRTILKVVLPTAIGGIATGVMLAIARIAGETAPIILLVFGSQLINPNPFEGAQSSLPFYIYEQYKIGESASYDRAWAAALVLIAFVMILNLVARGIARWKAPKTGR
- the pstB gene encoding phosphate ABC transporter ATP-binding protein PstB produces the protein MAKRIDVSGLSAYYGAHKAIDDISMTVEPRSVTAFIGPSGCGKSTFLRTLNRMHEVTPGGRVEGKVLLDNEDLYDSGVDPVTVRRTVGMVFQRPNPFPTMSIFDNVAAGLRLNGKYRKSALNDIVEKSLRGANLWNEVKDRLNKPGSGLSGGQQQRLCIARAIAVEPEVLLMDEPCSALDPISTLAIEDLIGELKERFTIVIVTHNMQQAARVSDRTAFFNLAAVGMPGKLVEIDETERIFSNPSVQATEDYISGRFG